The proteins below are encoded in one region of Rhododendron vialii isolate Sample 1 chromosome 7a, ASM3025357v1:
- the LOC131333049 gene encoding GATA transcription factor 12-like has product MENPEFYQGPAGYYTNAQFTPEKRHSDTKSAAGDHFIVEDLLDFPNDDAVVFDGKYDPVTGTSADSSAVTAVDSCNSSFSGGEPHFSGDIGCRSFADAQFSNDLCVPYDDLAELEWLSNIVEESFSSEDLQKLQLISGMTSGRAAEGSFETTREFNPDATTHNNSIFHPEVSVPGKARSKRSRAAPCNWASRLLALSPTSSESGEIGHNSSGTGSSSSNNKTVLLKPKKKEGGENLSHGPDSAGDGRKCLHCATDKTPQWRTGPMGPKTLCNACGVRYKSGRLVPEYRPAASPTFVLTKHSNSHRKVMELRRQKEAYRAHQLQPGQFLHQDRIDFEGLDGTDDYLIHQHIGPDYRQLI; this is encoded by the exons ATGGAAAATCCAGAGTTCTACCAAGGACCTGCAGGATACTACACCAACGCCCAATTCACTCCGGAAAAGCGCCATTCCGACACCAAATCCGCCGCCGGCGACCATTTCATCGTCGAGGACCTCCTCGATTTCCCCAACGACGATGCCGTCGTTTTTGACGGGAAGTACGACCCCGTCACTGGAACCTCCGCTGACTCTTCTGCCGTAACCGCCGTCGACAGCTGCAATTCCTCATTCTCCGGCGGCGAACCTCACTTTTCCGGCGACATTGGTTGCCGGAGCTTCGCTGATGCTCAGTTCTCTAACGACCTCTGCGTCCCG TATGATGATTTAGCTGAGCTGGAGTGGCTATCCAACATCGTGGAAGAGTCATTTTCGAGCGAGGACTTGCAAAAGCTGCAGCTTATATCGGGCATGACTTCGGGGCGGGCGGCTGAGGGATCATTCGAAACCACTCGCGAATTCAACCCGGACGCAACCACCCATAACAACTCCATATTCCATCCCGAGGTTTCGGTTCCGGGTAAGGCCCGTAGCAAGCGTTCGCGCGCCGCCCCATGCAACTGGGCCTCCCGCCTCTTGGccctctcccctacctcctCTGAATCTGGTGAAATCGGACACAACTCCTCCGGCActggcagcagcagcagcaacaacaagaCAGTCCTACTCAaaccaaagaagaaagaaggcggAGAAAACCTGTCCCATGGGCCCGATAGCGCCGGCGATGGGAGGAAGTGCTTGCATTGCGCCACCGACAAGACCCCGCAGTGGAGGACCGGGCCCATGGGCCCCAAGACCCTCTGCAACGCTTGCGGGGTCCGATACAAGTCCGGCAGGCTCGTGCCCGAGTACCGTCCCGCGGCCAGCCCGACGTTTGTGCTGACCAAGCACTCCAATTCGCACCGTAAAGTGATGGAGCTCCGGCGGCAGAAGGAAGCCTATAGGGCCCACCAACTGCAGCCGGGGCAGTTTCTTCATCAGGATCGCATAGATTTTGAAGGATTGGACGGTACTGATGATTACTTGATCCACCAGCATATCGGGCCCGATTATCGGCAGCTGATCTAG